A segment of the Marinobacter arenosus genome:
GAGCGTTTCCTTTCGTTCGTTTCTTCAATGAAGAGCTGCCCCATACGCTGGGCAACCTGGAACGCTCGCATTGGCGACCCTGCCTGATAGACTATCGCGAAATAGCTGTCGCCACGGGGAACAACGGACAGGTTCTCTTTTAAGCCAAAAATCCGGCCCTCAAGCCTCGGGCGCTCGACGTCTGCGGCCCCCTCGCCAAAGATCTCCTCGTCTTTGGCGATTTTCTCGATCACACTTCGACTCCAGAGTAATTCCTGAGCTGCCGACGCTCTGTCATTAATTTCGGTTGCAACCGCACTGCCTTCCATCAACGGGCGGATGATATTCTGATCGTCAATGAAAATGACCGTCTCAGATTGATATTTGTAGGGCCATAGGAAGCCTGCAGCCAGAACACCAAAGCTCACGATGATGAAGAGCAGCAGGGCCAGCCATTTTCTGGACCGTACTTCCTTGACGATTTCGACTGGTAACTCGGACAGAGGCAGTGCCATGGCGCATAACTCACTCTTGGATTAACACAGACCCATTTAGATTCTGGTCGCTTAGAAATTCCGCTCCGGAATACTAAGAATATCTCCCGGCCGAATCGCGTAATTTGTTGCGACATCACCATTGTTCAATATGTCTTCCAGGCGAACCGGAATGGCGATAACCTCGCCGTCAACTTTTCGGTAAAGCATGGATTTATTGAGGGCCGCAAAGGGCGTCGTGCCGCCAGCACCAAGCACAACATCAAGCACGGTCATTCCTGCCCGGTGCGGCACCGATACAGGTTGCTCAACAGCACCGGTGACTCTCACTCGATCGGTGTACTCGTGGCTACCCATCGATGTTACGACAATGCTGACCTGAGGTTGGCGGATGTAACGTGCCAGGCTACTTTCGATATCATCGGCAAGCGCCTGCGGTGTTCGACCACTTGCCTGCACATCACCAACGAGAGGAACGGAAATCTTGCCATCAGGACGAACCGGCACCTCGATACTGAGATCTTCATTACGCCAGACCGAGACCTTAACGACGTCCGTGGCTCCGAGAACATATTCTTCAACACTGGTCGCCGTATTGACACTCAGCGCCCGTTGAATTTTGTCTCTGGATGAGGGTGAGTGACCGGCGCATCCTGAAATCAGGGTAACCGTCAACAACAGGGCAAGCCCTGGAAGGGAGTACATCCGTGACATTGTAAATCCTCTCTACAATTCCTTGCTTCTTTCCATATCTCGGGAACAGCGTAACCCCGAAACTACCTTGATCCTTTTTTGAACAATACCACTTCGACTGTCTGAATTATAATCAACAAATCAAGAAGCAGGCTTTGATTCTTGATGTAATAGAGGTCATAGCGAAGTTTTTCCCGCGTATCTTCTTCATTATCAGCATAGGCGAAGCAGAGTTGGGCCCATCCGGTGACTCCCGGCTTCACACGATGCCTCTCACTGTAGAACGGTATTTTTTCCGAGAGTTGCTGAACAAATACCGGCCGCTCTGGCCGGGGGCCGACAAAGGCCATGGTGCCGTTCAATACATTGAAGATCTGAGGCAACTCGTCGATTCGAACCTTGCGAATAAACTCCCCCACCCGCGTAACGCGAGCGTCGTTCTTGCTGGCCCATACGGCTCCATTCCTCTCAGCGTCTGTAACCATCGAACGGAATTTATGCACTTTGAACACCTGCCCATTCAAACCAACCCGCTCCTGGCTGTAGAAAACCGGTGATTTCAATCCATCTTCGATCTTGATAGCGATTGCGGTCAGAATCATGAATGGCAAGCCGGCAATCAGCAGTGCGGTCGCTGCAAGAATATCCAGCGACCGTTTCCCGATGCCAAATACAGAGGACACAGAGAACCCATCGGAAAACACCAACCACCCGTGGGAAATCATTTCCAGGGCCACCTTACGGGACTCCCGCTCGTAGAAGGTCGCACCGTCAACAATTTTTACACCCTCCATCTTGCACTCCAGCAAATCCTCCATCGGAAGCCCTTTCCTTCGATCGTCAACGGCCACGACGATCTCACTGACGGGGTGCTTGTGGATGTATTGCTGCAAAGTCGTAGCCGGATAGATCAGGTGTTCTTCCGGAACCTCCCTCTGCTCCCCGGGTAGGGGTACAAAGCCACTGAGACTGAAGCCTTTTCGGTTGAAAGGTGTTTTCAAGTCCTCGAGGAGTTGATTTGCACGAAACCCCGAGCCAAGGACAAGAACCTTGCGCTTGAACGCGTCTTTGCCCGCAATGGCAAAGAAAACGGAGCGCACGATTCCCAACATAAAAAATCCGAACACCGAGGCCGCCGTCAGTACGCCGCTCGAGCCGAGGTACCACAGCCACTCACTGGCAAGCAGATAGGTGAAGCCGGCAACGGGTACACCCACGATCAGCGCAAGGATCGTCCTCAGCATCATTCCCGACATGCCCTCTTCCAGTCTGGCCTGATGGACCCCGATAGAGATCATGACCAGGAGGTTGACGGCAGCAAAGACCACGGCGGAAGGAAGCAGGAAGGCCAGATTGTCCAGAAAAAACCCGGCGTCGCCAAAATAGCGAAAAAATACAGCCAGCAGAAAGCTGAAGACCAATACCAGGAAATCAATCAGGCCCAGAATAACGAAGGGGAGGTGTATATAATGCCGGAACAGCCTGACGTGGGCCACGTCAACTCCTTTTGATGTTCAACCGAGCACGCTCCCTGCATCCACTGCAAAGGGAACTCAATACACCAGAGTTTACTGTAATTTTTTGTAACTTCAATGATTCATGGTCAATTGCCAGCCAAAAAGCAGCGCTGCCGCTCAGCGCCTCCTACCCGCGCGCCCGAGGAGCAGAAGCGCCAGAAGGCCGAGCCCCAACAGCGCAAATGACCCCGGTTCCCTGACCGATTCTGCGGATTCACCTAGCGCCTCAGTGTTGCCGGATGAAGATGTCCATACCCTCTGTTTCGGGCCACTTTCTGCCGGCTTGAAGCCAGCGTCATCGTTCTCAATCCGCCGGCCATCGATGGCTAAAAGGTCGAGGCGCGGTTCCTGCCCAGACGATACCGAAGGCGGTTGCAAGGAATCGGCATCCAAAACTGGCGCGGCAGGCACTCCCGTGAAAGATCCTGTAACGATCAGCGTAACGATGCCAGCACGCCTCGCAGCGCCAGTGACGGCCATAAACCCTCCCGCTCTACCTCACAGCCACGGAAAGTAATGTGCATAGGCTGTACCACCCAGCCGAGTCCTCATGTTTGTGGGCTTGTTTCCTGACACTAGTCTTCAGAACAGCAAGCTATCTTTGCCCTCACCCGTAAAATTATTCGACGTCCCACCCCGAGAGATAAATTCCCGCGACCCGAATCAAATCACGAACTGGTCCATGAACAAGTGCACGGGCATGCCCTCCAGTACCTCATGATCAGCGAAGCTTTCCACGATCTGCCTGGCCCTATGGGTCGGGAACCGGGTACGGAGGTTAGCGCTGAATTTCTCCTCCAGCAGAGGAATACTTTCCTCCCGGCGCCGGCGATGGCCAATCGGATATTCCACGGCCACCTTCTCGGTACTGCTGCCGTCCTTGAAGAAGACCTGGACAGCATTGGCAATGGAGCGCTTTTCGGGCTCAAGATACTCTTTCGAATATCGAGGTTCTTCGACAACCTCCATTTTGTCGCGCAGGTCATCAATGATCGGATGGGCTTCGTGAAAGCTGTCCTCGTAGTGATCGGCGGTCAGACTGCCAAATATCAAGGGCACCGCGACCATGTATTGGAGACAGTGATCGCGATCCGCCGGATTGGCCAGTGCACCTTGTTTGGAAATGATTCGAATCGCAGACTCATGGGTCGTGATGACCACCTTGTCGATATCCTCGATTCTGGCCTGAACCTCAGGGTGCAACGTGACTGCAGCCTCAACGGCGGTCTGGGCATGAAATTCGGCAGGAAACGAAACCTTGAAGAGGATGTTCTCCATCACATAAGACCCGAACGAGCGCGGCAGCGTGAATCGGCGTTCGCCATCCGGCTTTAGCTTCTGATCCTTGTTGGTTTTACTGAACGAAACGTCATAGAACCCCCATTGAGAGGCCGTCAATACCCCGGGAATCCCCATCTCCCCGCGCAACGCAATGTCCGCAAGACGAACAGCTCTCGAGGTTGCATCCCCTGCAGCCCAGGATTTTCGAGAGCCCGCGTTAGGTGCGTGCCGATAGGTTCTCAGGCTCTGACCGTCAACCCAGGCGTGAGAAAGCGCAGAGAGCAGTTCCTCCCTCCTCGCCCCCATCAGTTTCGCGGTAACCGCTGTCGAAGCGACTTTTACCAGTACAACGTGATCGAGGCCCACCCGGTTGAAGGAGTTCTCCAGGGCAAGAATTCCCTGTATTTCGTGCGCCATAATCATGGCCTCGAGAACAGAGCGCATGGTCAGCGGCGCTTGCCCCTGAGCAACCCGTCTTTGGGATAGATGGTCTGCCACGGCCAGGATGCCGCCGAGATTGTCCGAGGGGTGCCCCCATTCCGCTGCCAGCCAGGTATCGTTGTAGTCAAGCCAACGAATGGTGCAGCCAATATCCCAGGCCGCTTTGACGGGATCCAGACGAAATGACGTACCGGGAACCCGAGCACCATGGGGGACCACGGTGCCCTCCACAATAGGCCCCAGATGCTTTGCGCACTCGGGGAAACGAAGGGCCAGCAGGCCACAGCCAAGGGTATCCATGAGGCAGTATCGGGCGGTTCGCCAGGCTTCGGCACTGTCTATGGCGTAATCCAGCACATAGTCGGCGATGGTCTGAAGGACTTCATCAAACTCCGGGCGCTCGTTCTTATCGCTGTTGTCGGTCATGGTCGCTTCCTCCTCGACGGCCAGGCTTCATAGCTAGAAGCCTAGTTCACTGTTGTGTGAATAAACGATGTTTTCGCTCCCTCCTTGTGCCACCGAAAACGTGAGCGATGTCACACTTTTTTACAACCTACACTCCTTGCAAACGCAGCACTTTCCCGGTGCTGACGAAACCCTTCTGTTTTTTAGCAAGAATTTCGGAATTGGTATCCACTTTGCGTTCGTATTCAGGAGTAGCCGTTGTCATTCGCTCTCAAGCAGCGTTTCACTCTACAGGGGTGCTTTGCTATGACACATTCTCCCTTTAAATTATTGCTATGGAGCTCGGCTTTTGCTTCGGGCCTGGCGGTCGCGTCGCCCATTGAAATCTCAGATGTTACTGGGACCTGGATAAACGTGACACCCGGTGCCCCGGTGGTCTCAGGCCTGAACACGGATACCGTCAAGTGGGGTAACTCCACCCCCGATTACCAGAGTGGCTATTCGTTCACCGGCACTGCCGCCTCGGCGGTTCACACCAGCGACGGAGAAGCGTTTGCCCTGGGTGAGTTCACGCATTTCAACCACCCCATCGGCGGGACGCCGTTGACCGGAGCCGAACTCAAGGTGTCTGCTACCGTAAACTTTAACGGTGTCTACCAGTTGCTGGAATCCGTTTTCCAGTTTGATCACTGGGAAACCGTCAATACACCGGCTGAAGGTCAGGCGTGCGGCAATGGCGAATCCAGAGAGTCGACCCTGAATCAGTATGGCTGCGCTGACCGTGTCACACTGGCCCTGAATCCGTCCAGCTCTTCGTACTACTCATTCGGCTCGAGGCAGTATTACCTTGATATCACCGGATTCTTCCAGGATGGCGAACTCGCTCACGCACTCTGGACCCAGGAGCGGACCACGAGTACTTCCCTGCTCTCGGGTATTATTCGGTCCAGCGCACTGGAAGTGCCTGAGCCCTCGTCCTTTTTGCTCGTCGTGTTGAGTTTGCTGGGCTTTCTCTCACGGAAGGTGTGGAGACGGGCGTAGTCGACTGCTTGAATGAAAGTAACGGCAGTGGCACCCCTGGTTGGGATGCCACTGCATTGCTACTACGTTCTAAAAAGAATCTCCTGGCACACGCACCCAACCTTCCATGAGTATCCGCGCGCTGCGGCTCATGACAGCCTTGGTGGCCGTCCATTCCCCATCGACTTGTTGTGCCTCGGCGCCGACCCGCAGGGTGCCTGAGGGGT
Coding sequences within it:
- a CDS encoding XrtA/PEP-CTERM system exopolysaccharide export protein — translated: MSRMYSLPGLALLLTVTLISGCAGHSPSSRDKIQRALSVNTATSVEEYVLGATDVVKVSVWRNEDLSIEVPVRPDGKISVPLVGDVQASGRTPQALADDIESSLARYIRQPQVSIVVTSMGSHEYTDRVRVTGAVEQPVSVPHRAGMTVLDVVLGAGGTTPFAALNKSMLYRKVDGEVIAIPVRLEDILNNGDVATNYAIRPGDILSIPERNF
- a CDS encoding TIGR03013 family XrtA/PEP-CTERM system glycosyltransferase codes for the protein MAHVRLFRHYIHLPFVILGLIDFLVLVFSFLLAVFFRYFGDAGFFLDNLAFLLPSAVVFAAVNLLVMISIGVHQARLEEGMSGMMLRTILALIVGVPVAGFTYLLASEWLWYLGSSGVLTAASVFGFFMLGIVRSVFFAIAGKDAFKRKVLVLGSGFRANQLLEDLKTPFNRKGFSLSGFVPLPGEQREVPEEHLIYPATTLQQYIHKHPVSEIVVAVDDRRKGLPMEDLLECKMEGVKIVDGATFYERESRKVALEMISHGWLVFSDGFSVSSVFGIGKRSLDILAATALLIAGLPFMILTAIAIKIEDGLKSPVFYSQERVGLNGQVFKVHKFRSMVTDAERNGAVWASKNDARVTRVGEFIRKVRIDELPQIFNVLNGTMAFVGPRPERPVFVQQLSEKIPFYSERHRVKPGVTGWAQLCFAYADNEEDTREKLRYDLYYIKNQSLLLDLLIIIQTVEVVLFKKGSR
- a CDS encoding bifunctional 2-methylcitrate dehydratase/aconitate hydratase — encoded protein: MTDNSDKNERPEFDEVLQTIADYVLDYAIDSAEAWRTARYCLMDTLGCGLLALRFPECAKHLGPIVEGTVVPHGARVPGTSFRLDPVKAAWDIGCTIRWLDYNDTWLAAEWGHPSDNLGGILAVADHLSQRRVAQGQAPLTMRSVLEAMIMAHEIQGILALENSFNRVGLDHVVLVKVASTAVTAKLMGARREELLSALSHAWVDGQSLRTYRHAPNAGSRKSWAAGDATSRAVRLADIALRGEMGIPGVLTASQWGFYDVSFSKTNKDQKLKPDGERRFTLPRSFGSYVMENILFKVSFPAEFHAQTAVEAAVTLHPEVQARIEDIDKVVITTHESAIRIISKQGALANPADRDHCLQYMVAVPLIFGSLTADHYEDSFHEAHPIIDDLRDKMEVVEEPRYSKEYLEPEKRSIANAVQVFFKDGSSTEKVAVEYPIGHRRRREESIPLLEEKFSANLRTRFPTHRARQIVESFADHEVLEGMPVHLFMDQFVI
- a CDS encoding THxN family PEP-CTERM protein → MTHSPFKLLLWSSAFASGLAVASPIEISDVTGTWINVTPGAPVVSGLNTDTVKWGNSTPDYQSGYSFTGTAASAVHTSDGEAFALGEFTHFNHPIGGTPLTGAELKVSATVNFNGVYQLLESVFQFDHWETVNTPAEGQACGNGESRESTLNQYGCADRVTLALNPSSSSYYSFGSRQYYLDITGFFQDGELAHALWTQERTTSTSLLSGIIRSSALEVPEPSSFLLVVLSLLGFLSRKVWRRA